AAACCAAACAATGGAGATAAATGCAGTGGTAAGAATTGCAATTGCAGGAGCAGCAGGTCGCATGGGCCGTAACTTGGTGAAAGCTACTCACCAAAACAAAGATGCGACGGTTGGTGCTGGTTCAGAGCGCCCAGAGTCATCGCTGGTCGGTGTTGATATCGGTGAGCTGTGTGGTGAAGGTCGCTTTGAGGTTGCCTTGGTTGATGATCTAGCAAAAGTGGTAGAAGAGTTTGACGTCATCGTCGACTTTACTGCGCCTGTCAGCACTCTAGCGAACATTAAACTGTGCAAGAAGCATGGCAAAAAGCTTGTGATTGGTACAACTGGCTTCTCTGAAGAAGAGAAACAAGTGATTGCCGCTGCGTCTAAAGAGATGCCAATTGTTATGGCTCCCAACTACAGTGTTGGTGTTAACCTAGTATTCAAGCTGCTTGAGAAAGCGGCCAAGGTAATGGGTGATTACTGTGATGTTGAAATTGTTGAAGCGCACCATCGTCATAAAGTCGATGCGCCATCAGGCACTGCGATTGGTATGGGCGAAGCGATTGCCGGAGCTATGGGTAATGATCTGAATGACGTTGCGGTTTGGGCTCGTGAAGGCATTACCGGTGAGCGCACTAAAGATGAGATCGGTTTTGCAACCATTCGTGCCGGCGACATCATTGGTGAGCACACAGCAATGTTTGCAGATATTGGTGAGCGTGTCGA
The Vibrio pelagius genome window above contains:
- the dapB gene encoding 4-hydroxy-tetrahydrodipicolinate reductase, whose protein sequence is MEINAVVRIAIAGAAGRMGRNLVKATHQNKDATVGAGSERPESSLVGVDIGELCGEGRFEVALVDDLAKVVEEFDVIVDFTAPVSTLANIKLCKKHGKKLVIGTTGFSEEEKQVIAAASKEMPIVMAPNYSVGVNLVFKLLEKAAKVMGDYCDVEIVEAHHRHKVDAPSGTAIGMGEAIAGAMGNDLNDVAVWAREGITGERTKDEIGFATIRAGDIIGEHTAMFADIGERVEITHKATDRMTFANGAIKAAVWLDSKPAGFYTMTDVLGLNEL